One genomic window of Enoplosus armatus isolate fEnoArm2 chromosome 19, fEnoArm2.hap1, whole genome shotgun sequence includes the following:
- the ppp2r5cb gene encoding protein phosphatase 2, regulatory subunit B', gamma b isoform X4, with amino-acid sequence MLACTRAASGMVLDAPSSNGPFQPVALMHFRDVPPAEQEKLFIQKLRQCCVLFDFVSDPLSDLKWKEVKRAALSEMVEYITHNRNVITEPIYPEVVHMFSGNMFRTLPPSSNPTGAEFDPEEDEPTLEAAWPHLQIVYEFFLRFLESPDFQPNIAKKYIDQRFVMQLLDLFDSEDPRERDFLKTTLHRIYGKFLGLRAYIRKHINNIFYRFIYETEHHNGIAELLEILGSIINGFALPLKEEHKIFLLKVLLPLHKVKSLSVYHPQLAYCVVQFLEKDSTLTEPTVMALLKYWPKTHSPKEVMFLNELEEILDVIEPSEFVKVMEPLFRQLAKCVSSPHFQVAERALYYWNNEYIMSLISDNAAKILPIMFPSLYRNSKTHWNKTIHGLIYNALKLFMEMNQKLFDDCTQQFRAEKSKEKAKWKEREEAWLKIENLAKSNPQFLTYIDSADSDGLMDMETDGPLLDDVNMLKKTVEEEATQIQKDQRRERPLMRRKSELPKDICTVTALELHRRAEEMLTTHDGH; translated from the exons ATGTGCCCCCTGCAGAGCAGGAGAAGCTGTTCATCCAGAAGTTGCGGCAGTGCTGCGTCCTCTTCGATTTTGTCTCCGACCCACTGAGTGACCTGAAATGGAAGGAGGTGAAACGGGCGGCACTAAGCGAGATGGTGGAGTACATCACCCACAACAGGAACGTCATCACCGAACCCATCTACCCAGAGGTGGTCCACATG TTTTCTGGGAATATGTTTAGGACGTTGCCGCCATCATCCAACCCCACGGGTGCCGAGTTTGACCCGGAGGAAGATGAGCCTACGCTAGAGGCTGCATGGCCACATCTACag ATTGTCTATGAATTCTTCCTACGCTTCTTAGAATCACCTGACTTTCAACCAAACATAGCCAAAAAGTATATTGACCAGAGGTTTGTAATGCAG CTCTTAGACCTGTTTGACAGTGAAGACCCCAGGGAAAGAGATTTTTTAAAGACCACTCTTCATCGCATCTATGGCAAGTTCCTGGGCCTGCGAGCGTACATTAGGAAACATAttaataacatattttataG gttcATTTATGAAACTGAACATCATAATGGAATAGCAGAATTACTGGAAATATTAGGCAG CATAATCAATGGATTTGCATTACCATTGAAAGAAGAGCACAAGATATTCCTGCTGAAAGTTCTGCTGCCTTTACACAAAGTCAAGTCTCTTAGTGTATATCACCCACAG CTGGCCTACTGTGTGGTACAGTTCTTAGAGAAGGATAGCACCCTCACAGAACCG ACGGTGATGGCTTTGTTAAAGTATTGGCCAAAGACCCACAGTCCAAAAGAGGTGATGTTCCTCAATGAGCTGGAGGAGATCCTGGACGTCATCGAGCCTTCGGAGTTTGTCAAAGTCATGGAGCCCCTCTTCAGACAGTTGGCCAAGTGTGTGTCCAGCCCACACTTTCAG GTGGCAGAACGAGCGCTGTACTACTGGAACAATGAGTACATCATGAGCCTGATCAGTGACAACGCTGCCAAGATCCTGCCCATCATGTTTCCATCCCTCTACCGCAACTCCAAGACCCATTGGAACAA gaCGATACATGGGTTGATCTACAATGCTCTGAAACTCTTCATGGAGATGAACCAGAAGCTGTTCGATGACTGCACCCAACAGTTCAGGGCAGAGAAAAGCAA agagaaagccaaatggaaagagagagaagaagcatGGCTGAAGATTGAGAATCTTGCAAAGTCAAACCCACAG tTTCTGACGTACATTGACTCGGCAGACTCAGACGGTCTGATGGACATGGAGACAGACGGGCCGCTGCTAGACGATGTCAACATGCTAAAGAAAACAGTAGAGGAGGAAGCCACACAG ATCCAAAAAGATCAGCGTAGAGAGCGCCCGTTGATGCGGAGGAAATCAGAACTCCCCAAGGACATCTGCACCGTCACAGCCCTGGAGTTGCACCGGAGAGCCGAGGAAATGTTGACGACGCACGACGGCCACTAA
- the ppp2r5cb gene encoding protein phosphatase 2, regulatory subunit B', gamma b isoform X5, whose amino-acid sequence MLACTRAASGMVLDAPSSNGPFQPVALMHFRDVPPAEQEKLFIQKLRQCCVLFDFVSDPLSDLKWKEVKRAALSEMVEYITHNRNVITEPIYPEVVHMFSGNMFRTLPPSSNPTGAEFDPEEDEPTLEAAWPHLQIVYEFFLRFLESPDFQPNIAKKYIDQRFVMQLLDLFDSEDPRERDFLKTTLHRIYGKFLGLRAYIRKHINNIFYRFIYETEHHNGIAELLEILGSIINGFALPLKEEHKIFLLKVLLPLHKVKSLSVYHPQLAYCVVQFLEKDSTLTEPTVMALLKYWPKTHSPKEVMFLNELEEILDVIEPSEFVKVMEPLFRQLAKCVSSPHFQVAERALYYWNNEYIMSLISDNAAKILPIMFPSLYRNSKTHWNKTIHGLIYNALKLFMEMNQKLFDDCTQQFRAEKSKEKAKWKEREEAWLKIENLAKSNPQIQKDQRRERPLMRRKSELPKDICTVTALELHRRAEEMLTTHDGH is encoded by the exons ATGTGCCCCCTGCAGAGCAGGAGAAGCTGTTCATCCAGAAGTTGCGGCAGTGCTGCGTCCTCTTCGATTTTGTCTCCGACCCACTGAGTGACCTGAAATGGAAGGAGGTGAAACGGGCGGCACTAAGCGAGATGGTGGAGTACATCACCCACAACAGGAACGTCATCACCGAACCCATCTACCCAGAGGTGGTCCACATG TTTTCTGGGAATATGTTTAGGACGTTGCCGCCATCATCCAACCCCACGGGTGCCGAGTTTGACCCGGAGGAAGATGAGCCTACGCTAGAGGCTGCATGGCCACATCTACag ATTGTCTATGAATTCTTCCTACGCTTCTTAGAATCACCTGACTTTCAACCAAACATAGCCAAAAAGTATATTGACCAGAGGTTTGTAATGCAG CTCTTAGACCTGTTTGACAGTGAAGACCCCAGGGAAAGAGATTTTTTAAAGACCACTCTTCATCGCATCTATGGCAAGTTCCTGGGCCTGCGAGCGTACATTAGGAAACATAttaataacatattttataG gttcATTTATGAAACTGAACATCATAATGGAATAGCAGAATTACTGGAAATATTAGGCAG CATAATCAATGGATTTGCATTACCATTGAAAGAAGAGCACAAGATATTCCTGCTGAAAGTTCTGCTGCCTTTACACAAAGTCAAGTCTCTTAGTGTATATCACCCACAG CTGGCCTACTGTGTGGTACAGTTCTTAGAGAAGGATAGCACCCTCACAGAACCG ACGGTGATGGCTTTGTTAAAGTATTGGCCAAAGACCCACAGTCCAAAAGAGGTGATGTTCCTCAATGAGCTGGAGGAGATCCTGGACGTCATCGAGCCTTCGGAGTTTGTCAAAGTCATGGAGCCCCTCTTCAGACAGTTGGCCAAGTGTGTGTCCAGCCCACACTTTCAG GTGGCAGAACGAGCGCTGTACTACTGGAACAATGAGTACATCATGAGCCTGATCAGTGACAACGCTGCCAAGATCCTGCCCATCATGTTTCCATCCCTCTACCGCAACTCCAAGACCCATTGGAACAA gaCGATACATGGGTTGATCTACAATGCTCTGAAACTCTTCATGGAGATGAACCAGAAGCTGTTCGATGACTGCACCCAACAGTTCAGGGCAGAGAAAAGCAA agagaaagccaaatggaaagagagagaagaagcatGGCTGAAGATTGAGAATCTTGCAAAGTCAAACCCACAG ATCCAAAAAGATCAGCGTAGAGAGCGCCCGTTGATGCGGAGGAAATCAGAACTCCCCAAGGACATCTGCACCGTCACAGCCCTGGAGTTGCACCGGAGAGCCGAGGAAATGTTGACGACGCACGACGGCCACTAA